The Thermodesulfovibrio sp. 3462-1 genome contains the following window.
CCATTGATATAAAGAGGAAGGAGCCTCTTTCTTTTGAATTAGTTGTTGAAGTAAGGCCAGAGATTGAAAATCTTAGCTATGAAAATATAGAGGTAGAAGAGATTGAAACAGAAGTAAAAGATGAAGAAATTGAAGAAGTCATTAAAAGATTGTGCGAAGAAAGAGGTAGTTATGAACCAACAGATGAGCCTACCCGGGCTGGAGATCTTGTAGTTATTGATTATAAAACAGACATTGGAAAAGAAGCAAAGGACTTTGTCTATAAGCTTGGTGCTGGACCATTTCCAGAGGATTTTTCAAAGGCAATAGAAGGCAAGAAAAAAGGAGAAAGTTTTAATGTAACAATTGATTTTACGGAAGACTCTATTGCTGATTTTGCAGGCAAAAAAGTTAATTTTGAGATTACTTTAAAAGAAGTAAAAAGAAAACAAACAGTTCCTTATGAAGAAATTTATAAAGAGCTTGGTTTTGAAAGTATGGAAGAGTTTAAAGATTACATAAGAAAAAATCTTGAAAACGCTAAAAAACAACAAGCTATTGAACAGCAGAAAATTGATATACTTAAAAAACTTCTTGATACTCATGAATTTGAACTTCCAGAAGGGCTTGTTGAGATGGAAATAAAACGAATCACTGAAGAATATGAATCATTAGGACTTGATATAACACAAAATATGGATAAAATCTCAGAAAGAGCAAAAAGGAATGTTAAAGCATATATTCTTCTTGAAGCCATAGGAGAAAAGGAAGGAGTTACTGTTTCAGAGGAAGAGCTTAAACAGGAAATTATGGATATTGCAAGAAGATACAGCATAACTCCACAGGGAGTTATACAGTATTACATGTCAAGGGATGGCTCCTTAGAGGCACTACAAAATAGTGTATTTGAAAGAAAGGTATTTGACATACTTCTAAGTAAATCAAATAAGATTAAAAAACAGGAGGCAGTATGAGCATTGTTCCAATAGTAATAGAACAAACAGGAAGAACAGAAAGAGTTTATGACATATACTCAAGACTGCTAAAGGATAGGATTATTTTTATTGGCACAGAAATAAATGATCAGGTTGCCAATGTTGTAATAGCTCAGTTGCTTTTTCTTCAAACTGAAGATCCTGACAAAGACATTCATATTTACATAAACTCACCAGGAGGTATGGTATCAAGCGGACTTGCAATATATGATACAATGCAGTATGTAAAACCTGATATTGCCACATACTGTATCGGACAGGCTTCTTCAATGGCTTGTGTTCTTCTTGCAGCTGGAACAAAAGGAAAAAGATTTGCGCTACCTCATTCAAGGGTAATGATTCACCAGCCAATTGGTGGTTTTTATGGACAGGCAACGGATGTGGAGATTCATGCAAGAGAAATCTTAAAAATGAAAGATTTGCTCAATAAAATTCTTGCAAAACACACAGGACAGCCAATTGAAAAAATTCAGAAGGATACAGAAAGAGACTTTTTTATGTCAGCAGAAGAAGCAAAAGAATATGGAATTGTTGATGAAGTTATCACATCAATAAAAAAATAAGGTGGTAGTATGGCAAAGAAAAATGAAGAAACTTTAAAATGTTCCTTTTGCGGAAAGTCACAGAAAGAAGTAAAAAAACTTATTGCAGGAAACGGCGTTTATATATGTGATGAATGTATTGCCCTGTGTAACGAGATTCTTGAAGAAGAAAGATTTAATAGCCTTGAGGGTATAAAGACAGATTTGCCAACTCCACAGGAAATTCACAGGTTTTTAAATGACTATGTTATAGGACAGGAAAGGGCAAAAAAAATACTTTCAGTGGCTGTTTACAATCATTACAAAAGAATTTTTAAAGGCACTTCCTCTGATGAAATTCAAAAAAGTAATATAATGCTTATAGGACCTACAGGCACAGGTAAAACCCTTTTAGCGCAAACTCTGGCAAAATTCCTTGATGTTCCCTTTGCAATTGCTGATG
Protein-coding sequences here:
- the clpP gene encoding ATP-dependent Clp endopeptidase proteolytic subunit ClpP, which produces MSIVPIVIEQTGRTERVYDIYSRLLKDRIIFIGTEINDQVANVVIAQLLFLQTEDPDKDIHIYINSPGGMVSSGLAIYDTMQYVKPDIATYCIGQASSMACVLLAAGTKGKRFALPHSRVMIHQPIGGFYGQATDVEIHAREILKMKDLLNKILAKHTGQPIEKIQKDTERDFFMSAEEAKEYGIVDEVITSIKK
- the tig gene encoding trigger factor, with the translated sequence MLKGIEEISTTKKRLKFEIPADVVEEEIQRALKEIQKKAKIPGFRPGKAPLAIIEKKFGQEAISDVLEKLVSESYRKAVKEANLKPLVPPIAEDAIDIKRKEPLSFELVVEVRPEIENLSYENIEVEEIETEVKDEEIEEVIKRLCEERGSYEPTDEPTRAGDLVVIDYKTDIGKEAKDFVYKLGAGPFPEDFSKAIEGKKKGESFNVTIDFTEDSIADFAGKKVNFEITLKEVKRKQTVPYEEIYKELGFESMEEFKDYIRKNLENAKKQQAIEQQKIDILKKLLDTHEFELPEGLVEMEIKRITEEYESLGLDITQNMDKISERAKRNVKAYILLEAIGEKEGVTVSEEELKQEIMDIARRYSITPQGVIQYYMSRDGSLEALQNSVFERKVFDILLSKSNKIKKQEAV